A part of Winslowiella toletana genomic DNA contains:
- the glnB gene encoding nitrogen regulatory protein P-II yields MKKIDAIIKPFKLDDVREALAEVGITGMTVTEVKGFGRQKGHTELYRGAEYMVDFLPKVKIEIVVADDIVDTCVETIMRTAQTGKIGDGKIFVFDVARVVRIRTGEEDEEAI; encoded by the coding sequence ATGAAAAAGATTGATGCGATTATTAAACCGTTCAAACTCGATGACGTGCGTGAGGCACTGGCCGAAGTTGGCATTACCGGGATGACGGTAACAGAAGTGAAGGGCTTTGGTCGTCAGAAAGGCCATACCGAACTGTATCGCGGTGCGGAATATATGGTCGATTTTCTGCCAAAAGTGAAAATTGAAATTGTGGTCGCCGACGATATCGTCGATACCTGCGTTGAAACCATTATGCGCACGGCGCAAACCGGTAAAATTGGCGACGGCAAAATCTTTGTGTTTGATGTTGCGCGCGTGGTACGTATCCGTACCGGCGAAGAGGACGAAGAGGCGATTTAA
- the glrR gene encoding two-component system response regulator GlrR yields the protein MIQRKSARLLLVDDDPSLLKLLGMRLSSEGFQVTTAASGPEALRQLAREKVALVISDLRMDEMDGLALFSEIQKLHPGMPVIILTAHGSIPEAVSATQQGVFSFLTKPVDRDALYKAIDEALAHSAPVTDEAWSDSIVTRSPLMLRLLEQARMVAQSDVSVLINGQSGTGKEVLAQAIHAASPRAGKGFIAINCGALPEQLLESELFGHAKGAFTGAVSAREGLFQAAEGGTLFLDEIGDMPQALQVKLLRVLQERKVRPLGSNRDLDINVRIISATHRDLPKAMEKKEFREDLFYRLNVVNLRIPALHERAEDIPLLANHLLRQTADRHKPQVRSFSTDAMKRLLAASWPGNVRQLVNVIEQCVALTSSPVISEALVEQALEGENTALPTFVEARNQFELNYLRKLLQMTKGNVTNAARLAGRNRTEFYKLLSRHELDAADFKE from the coding sequence ATGATACAACGCAAGTCAGCCCGATTACTGCTGGTGGATGATGATCCCAGTCTGTTGAAGCTGCTCGGCATGCGCCTGAGCAGTGAAGGTTTTCAGGTGACCACCGCCGCCAGTGGCCCGGAGGCGCTGCGTCAGTTAGCCCGTGAGAAAGTGGCGCTGGTGATCAGCGACCTGCGTATGGATGAGATGGACGGCCTGGCGCTGTTCAGTGAGATTCAGAAGCTGCACCCCGGGATGCCGGTAATTATCCTGACCGCGCATGGCTCGATTCCGGAAGCGGTATCGGCAACGCAGCAGGGCGTGTTCAGCTTTCTTACCAAGCCAGTCGATCGCGATGCGCTGTATAAAGCGATTGATGAAGCGCTGGCGCACAGCGCACCAGTCACCGACGAAGCATGGAGTGACTCTATCGTTACCCGCAGCCCGCTGATGCTGCGGCTGCTGGAGCAGGCGCGAATGGTGGCGCAGTCGGATGTGAGCGTGCTGATTAATGGTCAGAGTGGCACCGGCAAAGAAGTGCTGGCGCAGGCGATCCATGCCGCCAGTCCGCGCGCGGGCAAAGGGTTTATTGCGATCAACTGCGGCGCGCTGCCGGAGCAGCTACTGGAGTCAGAGCTGTTTGGTCATGCCAAAGGCGCCTTCACCGGCGCAGTCAGCGCGCGCGAAGGACTGTTTCAGGCTGCGGAAGGCGGCACGCTGTTTTTAGATGAAATTGGCGATATGCCACAGGCGTTGCAGGTGAAATTGCTGCGGGTGTTGCAGGAGCGTAAAGTGCGTCCGCTGGGCAGTAACCGCGATCTGGATATCAATGTGCGGATTATCTCCGCCACGCATCGCGATTTGCCGAAAGCGATGGAGAAAAAAGAGTTTCGTGAAGATCTGTTTTATCGCCTGAACGTGGTGAATCTGCGTATTCCGGCGCTGCATGAACGGGCGGAAGATATTCCACTGCTGGCGAATCATCTGTTGCGTCAGACTGCCGATCGCCATAAACCGCAGGTGCGCAGTTTTTCCACTGACGCCATGAAGCGTTTACTGGCGGCCAGCTGGCCCGGCAACGTGCGACAGCTGGTCAACGTGATTGAGCAGTGCGTGGCGCTGACCTCCTCGCCGGTTATTAGCGAAGCGCTGGTCGAGCAGGCGCTGGAGGGTGAAAACACCGCATTGCCGACCTTTGTTGAGGCGCGCAACCAGTTTGAGCTCAACTATTTGCGTAAACTATTGCAAATGACCAAAGGCAATGTCACCAACGCGGCACGTCTTGCCGGACGTAATCGCACCGAGTTCTATAAGCTGCTGTCGCGCCACGAGCTGGATGCCGCCGATTTTAAAGAGTAG
- the qseG gene encoding two-component system QseEF-associated lipoprotein QseG: MFLPLLMTACAQPSYQTQHNSKKNVVLEPEIKIVDYLSVSCERVWQIEDEESMKNPLYWMRAMDCGTRLSPAEARAEARQWPAGNWQNTFKQGVLLNNGNVTPVERRQYVERLDSFSVDYPPSIRPLLQLWRDNQAAQLQLSADRGRYAQLQETSDNQLDELRHNQRKLMRELADTRRKLESLTDIERQLSSRKSADVSDNTHSADKRDAAPAVEADDTYVPSVPDNAQNATESGNP; encoded by the coding sequence ATGTTTCTCCCGCTGTTAATGACAGCATGCGCGCAGCCGTCGTACCAGACACAACATAACAGTAAAAAAAACGTGGTTCTGGAGCCGGAGATCAAAATCGTCGATTACCTGTCGGTTAGCTGTGAGCGTGTCTGGCAGATTGAAGACGAGGAGAGCATGAAAAACCCCCTCTACTGGATGCGGGCGATGGATTGCGGTACGCGCCTGTCACCCGCTGAAGCCCGTGCCGAAGCGCGGCAATGGCCAGCCGGAAACTGGCAAAATACCTTCAAACAGGGCGTACTGCTGAATAACGGTAATGTGACACCGGTTGAGCGGCGTCAGTATGTGGAGCGGCTGGACAGTTTCAGCGTCGATTATCCGCCGTCAATTCGCCCGTTGTTACAGTTATGGCGTGATAACCAGGCGGCGCAACTGCAACTGTCGGCAGATCGCGGTCGTTACGCGCAACTGCAGGAAACCTCTGACAACCAGCTGGATGAGCTGCGGCATAATCAGCGCAAACTGATGCGGGAGCTGGCCGATACCCGGCGTAAACTGGAATCGCTGACCGATATTGAGCGCCAGTTATCATCGCGTAAATCGGCTGATGTTTCTGATAATACCCATAGCGCGGACAAGCGTGACGCCGCACCTGCGGTTGAGGCGGATGATACCTATGTGCCGTCTGTCCCGGATAACGCACAAAACGCCACGGAGAGCGGCAACCCATGA
- the glyA gene encoding serine hydroxymethyltransferase, whose protein sequence is MLKRDMNIADYDAELWQAMEQEKVRQEEHIELIASENYTSPRVMQAQGSQLTNKYAEGYPGKRYYGGCEYVDIVEQLAIDRAKELFGADYANVQPHSGSQANFAVYTALLQPGDTILGMNLAHGGHLTHGSPVNLSGKLYNVVPYGIDETGQIDYNDLAAQAQKHKPKMIIGGFSAYSGICDWAKMREIADSIGAYLFVDMAHVAGLIAADVYPNPVPHAHIVTTTTHKTLAGPRGGLILAKGGDEDLYKKLNSAVFPGGQGGPLMHVIAGKAVALKEAMEPEFKVYQQQVAKNAKAMVEVFLDRGYKVVSGGTHNHLFLLDLVDKNLTGKEADAALGRANITVNKNSVPNDPKSPFVTSGIRIGSPAVTRRGFKEAEVRQLAGWIVDILDNINDEGNIERVKQQVLEICARFPVYA, encoded by the coding sequence ATGTTAAAGCGTGATATGAACATTGCCGATTATGATGCCGAGTTGTGGCAGGCGATGGAGCAAGAGAAAGTGCGTCAGGAAGAGCACATTGAGCTGATTGCTTCCGAAAACTACACCAGCCCGCGCGTTATGCAGGCGCAAGGTTCACAGCTGACTAACAAATACGCTGAAGGGTATCCGGGCAAACGCTATTACGGCGGCTGCGAATATGTTGATATCGTTGAGCAACTGGCTATCGACCGTGCAAAAGAGCTGTTTGGCGCCGATTACGCTAACGTGCAACCTCACTCAGGTTCACAGGCCAACTTTGCGGTTTACACCGCGCTGCTGCAACCGGGCGATACCATTCTCGGTATGAACCTGGCGCACGGTGGTCACCTGACTCACGGCTCCCCGGTCAATTTGTCCGGTAAACTGTATAACGTGGTGCCTTACGGCATCGACGAAACCGGTCAGATTGATTATAACGACCTGGCTGCACAGGCGCAGAAACATAAACCGAAAATGATTATCGGTGGTTTCTCTGCTTACTCCGGTATCTGCGACTGGGCAAAAATGCGTGAAATCGCTGACAGCATCGGTGCTTATCTGTTTGTCGATATGGCGCACGTTGCCGGCCTGATCGCGGCTGACGTTTACCCTAACCCGGTTCCTCATGCGCATATCGTTACCACTACCACGCACAAAACGCTGGCTGGTCCACGCGGCGGCCTGATTCTGGCAAAAGGCGGCGATGAAGATCTGTATAAGAAACTGAACTCTGCTGTGTTCCCAGGTGGCCAGGGCGGCCCGCTGATGCATGTGATTGCCGGTAAAGCGGTGGCGCTGAAAGAAGCGATGGAACCTGAGTTCAAGGTTTATCAGCAGCAGGTGGCGAAGAACGCGAAAGCGATGGTTGAAGTGTTCCTTGATCGCGGCTACAAAGTGGTTTCTGGCGGTACGCACAACCATCTGTTCCTGCTGGATCTGGTGGATAAAAACCTGACCGGCAAAGAAGCTGACGCCGCGCTGGGTCGCGCCAATATCACGGTAAATAAAAACAGCGTGCCAAACGATCCAAAGAGCCCGTTTGTGACTTCCGGTATCCGTATCGGCTCACCGGCAGTGACCCGTCGCGGCTTTAAAGAAGCTGAAGTGCGTCAGCTGGCTGGCTGGATTGTTGATATCCTCGACAATATCAACGACGAAGGCAATATCGAACGTGTGAAACAGCAAGTGCTGGAAATCTGCGCACGCTTCCCGGTATACGCTTAA
- a CDS encoding DUF1007 family protein: MMVLISPLAAAHPHSFISLKTTLVSQQPGMLNGLHMVWKMDEITSSDLLYDAGDAKPDSVVWKKLAAEVMANVLGQHYFSEFWHNGQRVKFDNLPTEYHLAREGHQAVLTFVLPLAEPQPLTGQTYTFMTFDPTYFVDMFYDDEESLQLPQTLQNQCKINLKTPKPDASMQAYALSLDKADAPAEEMDLGRQFAQTVTLVCQ; encoded by the coding sequence ATGATGGTCCTGATTTCGCCGCTGGCAGCGGCGCATCCACACAGTTTTATTTCACTGAAAACCACGCTGGTCAGCCAGCAGCCCGGCATGCTGAATGGCCTGCATATGGTGTGGAAGATGGATGAAATTACCTCGTCAGATCTGCTGTACGATGCCGGCGATGCAAAGCCTGATTCGGTAGTGTGGAAAAAACTGGCGGCGGAAGTGATGGCCAACGTACTGGGTCAGCACTATTTCAGTGAATTCTGGCATAACGGTCAGCGGGTGAAGTTTGATAATTTACCGACCGAATACCATCTTGCGCGTGAAGGGCATCAGGCGGTATTAACTTTTGTCCTGCCACTGGCTGAGCCACAACCTCTAACCGGACAGACTTATACCTTTATGACTTTTGATCCCACTTACTTTGTCGATATGTTTTACGATGACGAGGAGTCACTGCAACTGCCGCAGACGCTGCAAAATCAGTGCAAAATCAACCTGAAAACGCCAAAGCCGGATGCCTCGATGCAGGCTTATGCGTTGTCGCTGGATAAAGCCGATGCGCCAGCGGAAGAGATGGATCTTGGCCGCCAGTTTGCCCAGACGGTGACGCTGGTATGTCAGTAA
- the csiE gene encoding stationary phase inducible protein CsiE — MSDGPPTAPLFSSSQRRCHLLLALYLPDTAVTLDSLSLLNGVDQHLVRQDIAEVGEEIQRYHQLDIHSHPDGSLRLRGAELDLRLCLLHWLRRALRLSPAFVEQQFAPAIRQWLRACKIEKAVYDEKNLQALIQHCGTRLNRSFTSRDRQLLQLFMQFSLCQHSYADFTPAQQQWLAAKAERLAAEEVIRHWQKRCKSAPHPNEIDFYALLFSIIHAPDIDTIEHENERHLLQSVQLLIQRFQTLSGMHFNDEGGLTGQLYTHLAQALDRSHFAIGIDSSLTEEVTRLYPRLLRTTRSAIAPLENHYGVSFSPQESGLIAIIFGAWLMQESAMQEKQVLLLTGDNEVLEQEIELQLREMTLLPLNIKYLDMYQFQRDGAPKDTALVITPYATPLPLYSPPLIHAELPLSEKQQRRIRTLLEA; from the coding sequence ATGAGTGATGGGCCACCAACAGCACCTCTGTTCTCCAGTTCTCAGCGTCGTTGCCATCTGCTTTTAGCGCTTTATCTGCCTGATACTGCCGTCACCCTGGATTCCCTGAGTCTGCTAAATGGTGTTGACCAGCATCTTGTCCGGCAAGATATAGCGGAGGTTGGTGAAGAAATCCAGCGTTACCATCAGCTTGATATTCACTCTCACCCGGATGGCAGTTTGCGGCTGCGTGGCGCTGAGCTGGATCTGCGACTCTGCCTGCTACACTGGCTGCGCCGTGCATTGCGGCTGTCACCGGCTTTTGTCGAACAGCAATTTGCCCCGGCAATCCGACAGTGGTTACGCGCCTGCAAAATTGAAAAAGCGGTATATGACGAGAAGAACTTGCAGGCGCTGATTCAGCATTGCGGCACGCGGCTGAATCGCAGCTTTACTAGCCGCGATCGTCAGCTGTTGCAGCTGTTTATGCAGTTTTCACTCTGCCAGCACAGTTATGCTGACTTTACTCCCGCTCAGCAACAGTGGCTGGCAGCCAAAGCCGAGCGGCTGGCGGCAGAAGAGGTGATCCGTCACTGGCAAAAGCGCTGTAAATCCGCGCCGCATCCCAACGAGATCGATTTTTATGCCCTGCTGTTCAGCATTATTCATGCGCCAGATATCGACACCATTGAGCATGAAAATGAACGCCATCTGCTGCAATCTGTGCAGTTACTGATCCAGCGTTTCCAGACCCTGTCCGGCATGCATTTTAATGATGAGGGAGGACTTACCGGCCAGCTGTATACCCATCTGGCGCAGGCGCTCGATCGCAGCCATTTTGCCATTGGCATTGATAGCAGCCTGACGGAAGAAGTTACGCGGCTCTATCCACGCCTGCTGCGCACCACGCGTAGCGCCATCGCGCCGCTGGAGAACCATTATGGCGTCAGCTTTTCGCCGCAAGAGTCCGGGCTGATTGCGATTATTTTTGGCGCCTGGTTGATGCAGGAGAGTGCAATGCAGGAGAAGCAGGTGCTGCTGCTGACCGGTGATAACGAAGTGCTGGAACAGGAAATTGAGCTGCAACTGCGCGAAATGACGCTGCTGCCGCTGAATATTAAATATCTGGATATGTATCAGTTTCAGCGCGATGGCGCGCCAAAAGATACCGCGCTGGTGATTACGCCTTATGCCACCCCACTGCCGCTCTACTCACCGCCGCTGATCCACGCAGAGTTACCTCTGAGTGAGAAACAGCAGCGGCGTATTCGCACGCTACTTGAGGCCTGA
- a CDS encoding 3-phenylpropionate MFS transporter, whose translation MAIRSAYWLGLAYFTYFFSYGVYLPFWAVWLKDTGLDARKIGLLLGAGMIARFVGSLLIASQVKNPAQLVTALRLLALMTALFVLGFWFSHQWLWLLLVMIGFNLFFSPLVPLSDALAATWQRQIALVYGPVRLWGSLAFVVSSALTGVLVSAWSVQAILLLLSGGVVTLFIGMMLRPAVMPHGALKQEQHAGWQVWRTLLRENAVWRFLLCVTLLQGAHAAYYGFSAIWWQEAGYSASTVGYLWSLGVVAEIIVFASSGRLFRRWGARDLLLLSGICALVRWSLLGATTALPWLIVAQILHCGSFTICHLAAMRFIAAREGGEVIRLQAVYSALAMGGGIAIMTMVCGLLFPVLQGKLFWVMALVALPALFLRPGVAAKPSGLK comes from the coding sequence ATGGCAATCCGTTCTGCGTACTGGCTGGGCCTGGCTTACTTTACTTACTTCTTCTCTTATGGCGTCTATCTGCCGTTCTGGGCCGTCTGGCTAAAAGATACCGGGCTTGATGCCAGGAAAATTGGCTTGCTGCTCGGCGCCGGGATGATCGCGCGCTTTGTCGGTAGTTTACTGATCGCCTCTCAGGTCAAAAATCCTGCACAACTGGTCACCGCACTGCGTCTGTTGGCGCTGATGACCGCGCTGTTTGTACTCGGCTTCTGGTTTAGCCATCAGTGGCTGTGGCTGCTGCTGGTGATGATTGGTTTCAACCTGTTTTTCTCGCCGTTAGTGCCGCTCAGCGACGCGCTGGCCGCCACCTGGCAACGCCAGATTGCGCTGGTGTATGGCCCGGTGCGTCTGTGGGGATCGCTGGCGTTTGTGGTAAGTTCCGCCCTGACCGGTGTGCTGGTCAGCGCCTGGTCGGTGCAGGCGATTCTGTTATTGCTTAGCGGCGGTGTCGTCACGTTGTTTATCGGTATGATGCTGCGACCGGCGGTGATGCCGCACGGCGCGCTAAAACAGGAACAGCACGCGGGCTGGCAGGTGTGGCGCACGCTGTTGCGTGAAAATGCGGTCTGGCGCTTCTTGCTCTGCGTCACTCTGCTACAGGGAGCGCATGCCGCTTATTACGGCTTTAGCGCCATCTGGTGGCAGGAAGCGGGCTATTCCGCCAGCACCGTCGGCTATTTATGGTCGCTGGGCGTGGTGGCGGAAATTATTGTCTTTGCTTCCAGTGGACGTCTGTTCCGCCGCTGGGGCGCGCGGGATCTGCTGCTGCTGTCCGGCATCTGCGCGCTGGTGCGCTGGAGCTTACTGGGCGCCACAACGGCGTTGCCATGGCTGATTGTGGCGCAGATTTTACACTGTGGCAGCTTTACCATTTGCCACCTGGCGGCAATGCGCTTTATTGCCGCGCGTGAAGGGGGCGAAGTGATTCGTCTGCAGGCAGTTTACTCTGCGCTGGCGATGGGGGGCGGCATTGCGATTATGACGATGGTTTGCGGCCTGCTGTTTCCGGTTCTGCAAGGCAAGCTGTTCTGGGTGATGGCGCTGGTGGCGCTTCCGGCTCTGTTTCTGCGGCCTGGCGTTGCGGCGAAACCCTCAGGCCTCAAGTAG
- the suhB gene encoding inositol-1-monophosphatase, which yields MHPMLNIAVRAARKAGNLITKNYETPDAVEASQKGSNDFVTNVDRDAERLIIEVIRKSYPQHTIITEESGELAGEDQDVQWVIDPLDGTTNFIKRLPHFAVSIAVRIKGRTEVAVVYDPMRNELFSAVRGQGAQLNGYRLRGSNSRDLEGTILATGFPFKLKQHATPYINIVGKLFSQCADFRRTGSAALDLAYVASGRVDGYFEIGLKPWDFAAGELLVREAGGLVTDFVGGHNYLTSGNIVAGNPRVVKAMLATMRDELSEALKR from the coding sequence ATGCATCCGATGCTCAACATCGCCGTGCGCGCTGCGCGCAAGGCCGGAAATTTAATTACCAAGAACTATGAAACCCCGGACGCAGTTGAAGCGAGCCAGAAAGGCAGCAACGACTTCGTAACCAATGTTGACCGCGACGCTGAACGCCTGATTATTGAGGTGATTCGCAAATCTTATCCGCAACACACCATTATTACTGAAGAGAGTGGTGAGCTGGCGGGTGAAGACCAGGATGTGCAATGGGTTATCGATCCTCTGGATGGCACCACCAACTTCATTAAACGTTTACCACACTTCGCCGTTTCTATCGCCGTACGCATTAAAGGCCGTACCGAAGTCGCCGTGGTTTACGATCCAATGCGTAATGAACTGTTCAGCGCCGTGCGCGGTCAGGGCGCTCAGCTGAATGGCTATCGTCTGCGTGGCAGCAATTCGCGCGATCTGGAAGGCACCATTCTGGCTACCGGCTTCCCGTTCAAACTGAAACAGCATGCTACCCCTTACATCAATATCGTTGGCAAACTGTTCTCCCAGTGCGCGGACTTCCGCCGTACCGGTTCAGCTGCGCTGGATCTGGCTTACGTTGCGTCCGGTCGTGTTGATGGTTATTTTGAAATTGGCCTGAAGCCATGGGATTTCGCTGCCGGTGAACTGCTGGTGCGTGAAGCCGGTGGTCTGGTGACCGACTTTGTTGGCGGCCACAACTATCTCACCTCAGGTAATATCGTTGCAGGTAACCCACGTGTGGTGAAAGCCATGCTGGCGACTATGCGTGACGAACTGAGTGAAGCACTGAAGCGTTAA
- a CDS encoding nickel/cobalt transporter: protein MSVSFASRKPTRRWLSATPLLLATLLLAGAGLWLWQQWPQLLLQSVLWQKALHQQMTALLQQVELNPHQAGLTLLGFSVIYGILHAAGPGHGKVVIATFLATHPTKVKTSLQLTLAAAVVQGLMAIALVTLLLVVLKLSSRQLHLSSYWLEKGSYLMVMALGAWLCLRALRQLWRLLRPLPQATITAIRPADHLHHANCGCGHQHVPDNAQLAQVVGWKTKAVVVLSMGLRPCSGALMMLLFAKVIGVYFWGVLSAIAMASGTALTVSAMALLVQTSRALASRLSRAATPSGWQKVALQSVGLLGGVLLIIAGVMLWQSAQPAISGGIRRIL, encoded by the coding sequence ATGTCAGTAAGCTTTGCCAGCCGGAAACCGACGCGTCGCTGGCTGAGCGCCACGCCGCTGCTGCTGGCAACCCTGTTGCTGGCGGGCGCCGGGTTATGGCTGTGGCAACAGTGGCCGCAGCTATTATTGCAGAGCGTATTGTGGCAGAAAGCGCTGCATCAGCAGATGACCGCCTTACTGCAGCAGGTTGAACTCAATCCACATCAGGCCGGGCTGACACTTCTGGGTTTCAGCGTTATCTACGGCATTCTGCACGCTGCCGGTCCCGGCCATGGCAAAGTGGTGATCGCCACTTTTCTCGCCACTCATCCGACGAAAGTCAAAACCAGCCTGCAACTGACGCTGGCTGCCGCAGTGGTGCAGGGGCTGATGGCGATTGCACTGGTAACGCTGTTGCTGGTGGTGCTGAAGCTGTCATCGCGCCAGTTGCATCTCAGCAGTTACTGGCTGGAGAAGGGCAGTTATCTGATGGTAATGGCGCTTGGCGCCTGGCTGTGTCTGCGCGCGCTGCGTCAGTTATGGCGGCTGCTGCGCCCGTTACCGCAGGCAACGATCACTGCAATCCGTCCTGCGGATCATCTTCATCATGCAAATTGCGGCTGTGGTCATCAGCATGTGCCCGATAATGCCCAGCTGGCACAGGTGGTGGGCTGGAAAACGAAAGCGGTTGTGGTGCTGTCGATGGGGTTGCGACCCTGTTCCGGCGCACTGATGATGCTGCTGTTTGCGAAAGTGATTGGGGTTTATTTTTGGGGCGTGTTATCGGCGATTGCGATGGCATCAGGCACCGCGCTGACGGTCTCGGCGATGGCGCTGCTGGTGCAGACCTCAAGGGCGCTGGCGAGCAGATTAAGTCGTGCGGCTACACCTTCAGGCTGGCAAAAAGTGGCGTTGCAGAGTGTTGGCTTACTGGGTGGTGTGCTGCTGATTATTGCCGGCGTGATGCTCTGGCAGAGCGCGCAGCCAGCTATTTCGGGTGGGATCAGGCGTATTCTGTAA
- the hmpA gene encoding NO-inducible flavohemoprotein, whose product MLDSQTIATIKSTIPAIAATGPALTAHFYDRMLAHNPELKDVFNMNNQRNGDQREALFNAICAYASNIENLAAILPAVERIAQKHTSLNIQPHQYQIVGQHLLATIDELLSPGDEVLEAWGKAYGVLANVFIQREEAIYQQAEQQRGGWRGTRAFRISAIRAESSLIKSFEFSPLDGQPVADYLAGQYLGVTLNDASFENQEIRQYSLTRAPNGRSYRIAVKREAQGTVSGWLHQQAKVGDQLLLAAPAGDFYIDISANTPVTLISAGIGQTPMLAMLYSLVSQRHAAQVNWLHAAQNGEVHAFSEEVDALGAQLAAFSSHIWYQQPAAQDAGRYQSAGLMDMASAGAQLGSAEMQYYLCGPLGFMQFAVKQLMDAGVAADHIHYEVFGPHKVV is encoded by the coding sequence ATGCTTGATAGCCAGACCATCGCTACCATTAAATCGACCATTCCCGCTATCGCCGCTACCGGCCCGGCGCTTACCGCCCACTTTTACGACCGTATGCTGGCGCATAATCCTGAGCTGAAAGATGTGTTCAATATGAACAATCAGCGTAATGGCGATCAGCGTGAGGCGCTGTTTAATGCCATCTGCGCTTATGCATCTAACATTGAAAACCTGGCGGCGATTTTGCCAGCGGTGGAACGTATCGCGCAAAAGCACACCAGCCTGAATATCCAGCCGCATCAGTATCAGATTGTGGGTCAGCATCTGCTGGCGACCATCGATGAGCTGCTGAGCCCGGGCGATGAGGTGCTGGAGGCCTGGGGCAAAGCTTATGGCGTACTGGCGAATGTGTTTATTCAGCGCGAAGAGGCGATCTATCAGCAGGCAGAGCAACAGCGCGGTGGCTGGCGTGGTACCCGCGCCTTTCGCATCAGCGCAATCCGCGCCGAAAGCAGCTTAATTAAGAGCTTTGAATTCAGCCCGCTGGATGGTCAGCCGGTGGCGGATTATCTGGCCGGGCAATATCTGGGCGTTACGCTGAATGATGCCAGCTTTGAGAATCAGGAAATTCGTCAGTACTCGCTGACGCGGGCGCCAAATGGTCGCAGCTACCGTATAGCGGTAAAACGTGAAGCCCAGGGTACGGTGTCTGGCTGGCTGCATCAGCAGGCTAAAGTCGGTGATCAACTGCTGCTGGCCGCTCCGGCCGGTGATTTCTATATTGATATCAGCGCGAATACGCCAGTAACGCTGATTTCAGCCGGGATTGGTCAGACGCCAATGCTGGCGATGTTGTATAGCCTGGTGAGTCAACGTCACGCCGCACAGGTTAACTGGTTACACGCTGCGCAAAATGGTGAGGTGCATGCCTTCAGCGAGGAAGTTGATGCGCTGGGTGCGCAACTGGCGGCGTTCAGCAGTCATATCTGGTATCAGCAGCCCGCCGCGCAGGACGCAGGCCGTTATCAGAGTGCCGGATTGATGGATATGGCTTCAGCAGGCGCGCAGCTGGGCAGCGCGGAGATGCAGTATTACCTGTGTGGACCGCTGGGTTTTATGCAGTTCGCGGTAAAACAGCTGATGGATGCAGGCGTAGCGGCGGATCATATTCATTACGAAGTATTTGGTCCGCATAAGGTGGTGTAA